From a single Planctellipticum variicoloris genomic region:
- a CDS encoding flagellar hook-basal body complex protein FliE, with protein MISPLSLTSGVPGLQMPQGLPSAGTPPSASFQETLLQSWQQMQGVQGDAQQAIQAALSSDDPALVETFTAVRESDLALRLMIQIRNKLLDAYQEIQNLRM; from the coding sequence ATGATTTCGCCGCTGTCGCTGACGTCCGGAGTCCCGGGGCTGCAGATGCCCCAGGGGCTGCCGTCGGCGGGGACGCCGCCGTCCGCAAGTTTCCAGGAGACGCTGCTGCAGTCCTGGCAGCAGATGCAGGGCGTGCAGGGCGACGCTCAGCAGGCGATCCAGGCGGCTCTGAGCAGCGACGATCCGGCTCTGGTGGAAACGTTCACGGCGGTGCGGGAATCGGATCTCGCGCTGCGGCTGATGATCCAGATCCGAAACAAGCTGCTCGACGCCTACCAGGAAATCCAGAATCTGCGCATGTAA